TAAAGGAGAAATAATGTTAAGAGAGAAACTAAGCGGGGTATTTATTCCTGCCATAACACCTTTTGCTTCAAACGAAGAGGTTCAGTACGATAAATTGGAAGAGAATATACGAAAGTATAATAAAACTTCTATAGGGGGCTATCTGG
This genomic stretch from Actinomycetota bacterium harbors:
- a CDS encoding dihydrodipicolinate synthase family protein, translated to MLREKLSGVFIPAITPFASNEEVQYDKLEENIRKYNKTSIGGYLALGSNGENKSLTSDEKLKILEVFVKNKQDKVVMAGTG